One genomic window of Leopardus geoffroyi isolate Oge1 chromosome C3, O.geoffroyi_Oge1_pat1.0, whole genome shotgun sequence includes the following:
- the ELK4 gene encoding ETS domain-containing protein Elk-4 isoform X1, whose product MDLTAMDSAITLWQFLLQLLQEPQNKHMISWTSNDGEFKLLQAEEVARLWGIRKNKPNMNYDKLSRALRYYYVKNIIKKVNGQKFVYKFVSYPEILKMDPMTVGRIEGDGEAGGCGEVTSSCRDAESGGRERLPQPGARTSSRNDYIHSGLYSSFTLNSLNSSNKRLFKPIKLENPAEKLAEKKPPQEPTPSVIKFVTTPSKKLPVESVAAVLSAGPSLSPSSEETLQALETLASPKLPSLEAPTSACSVTTAFATPPGASAPPPVQEPPGTPSPPLSPNPDLDTDIDSVASQPMELPENLSLEPKDQDSALLEKDKTRNSSRSKKPKGLELAPILVITGSDPSPLGILSPSLPTASLTPALFSQTPILLTPSPLLSSIHFWSTLSPVAPLSPARLQGANTLFQFPSVLNSHGPFTVSGLDGPPTPGPFSPDLQKT is encoded by the exons CTCACTGCTATGGACAGTGCTATCACCCTGTGGCAGTTCCTCCTTCAGCTCCTACAGGAGCCTCAGAACAAGCACATGATCAGCTGGACGTCTAATGATGGGGAGTTCAAGCTTTTGCAGGCAGAAGAGGTGGCTCGTCTCTGGGGGATTCGTAAGAACAAGCCTAACATGAATTACGACAAACTCAGCCGAGCCCTCCGATACTATTATGTAAAG AATATCATTAAAAAAGTGAATGGTCAGAAGTTTGTGTACAAGTTTGTCTCTTACCCAGAGATCTTGAAAATGGACCCAATGACGGTGGGCAGGATTGAGGGGGACGGGGAAGCCGGAGGCTGCGGCGAAGTCACCAGCAGCTGCAGAGATGCGGAGagcgggggcagggagaggctgcCTCAGCCTGGCGCCAGGACCTCCAGCCGCAACGACTACATACACTCCGGCTTGTACTCCTCCTTTACCCTCAACTCTTTGAACTCCTCCAACAAGAGGCTTTTCAAACCGATCAAGCTCGAGAACCCAGCCGAGAAGTTGGCAGAGAAGAAACCTCCTCAGGAGCCAACACCGTCCGTCATCAAATTCGTAACAACGCCTTCCAAGAAGCTACCAGTTGAATCTGTGGCCGCCGTCCTGTCGGCCGGCCCAAGCCTTTCTCCGTCCTCAGAAGAAACTCTCCAAGCGTTGGAGACTTTGGCTTCCCCCAAACTGCCTTCCCTGGAAGCCCCAACCTCCGCCTGCAGCGTAACGACCGCGTTTGCCACCCCACCTGGTGCGTCCGCACCGCCTCCTGTGCAGGAGCCTCCTGGGACGCCTTCGCCGCCGCTGAGCCCTAACCCTGACCTTGACACAGACATCGACTCGGTGGCTTCTCAGCCCATGGAACTTCCAGAGAACTTGTCGCTGGAGCCTAAAGACCAGGATTCAGCTTTGCTGGAAAAGGACAAAACAAGGAATTCCTCGAGATCCAAGAAACCCAAAGGGTTAGAGCTGGCACCCATCCTCGTGATCACGGGCAGCGACCCGAGCCCGCTGGGAATATTGAGCCCGTCTCTCCCCACGGCTTCCCTCACGCCAGCGCTGTTCTCCCAG ACGCCCATCTTACTGACACCGAGCCCCCTGCTCTCCAGTATCCATTTCTGGAGCACTCTCAGCCCTGTTGCTCCCCTGAGTCCAGCCAGGCTGCAAGGTGCTAACACACTCTTCCAG
- the ELK4 gene encoding ETS domain-containing protein Elk-4 isoform X3 has product MDSAITLWQFLLQLLQEPQNKHMISWTSNDGEFKLLQAEEVARLWGIRKNKPNMNYDKLSRALRYYYVKNIIKKVNGQKFVYKFVSYPEILKMDPMTVGRIEGDGEAGGCGEVTSSCRDAESGGRERLPQPGARTSSRNDYIHSGLYSSFTLNSLNSSNKRLFKPIKLENPAEKLAEKKPPQEPTPSVIKFVTTPSKKLPVESVAAVLSAGPSLSPSSEETLQALETLASPKLPSLEAPTSACSVTTAFATPPGASAPPPVQEPPGTPSPPLSPNPDLDTDIDSVASQPMELPENLSLEPKDQDSALLEKDKTRNSSRSKKPKGLELAPILVITGSDPSPLGILSPSLPTASLTPALFSQTPILLTPSPLLSSIHFWSTLSPVAPLSPARLQGANTLFQFPSVLNSHGPFTVSGLDGPPTPGPFSPDLQKT; this is encoded by the exons ATGGACAGTGCTATCACCCTGTGGCAGTTCCTCCTTCAGCTCCTACAGGAGCCTCAGAACAAGCACATGATCAGCTGGACGTCTAATGATGGGGAGTTCAAGCTTTTGCAGGCAGAAGAGGTGGCTCGTCTCTGGGGGATTCGTAAGAACAAGCCTAACATGAATTACGACAAACTCAGCCGAGCCCTCCGATACTATTATGTAAAG AATATCATTAAAAAAGTGAATGGTCAGAAGTTTGTGTACAAGTTTGTCTCTTACCCAGAGATCTTGAAAATGGACCCAATGACGGTGGGCAGGATTGAGGGGGACGGGGAAGCCGGAGGCTGCGGCGAAGTCACCAGCAGCTGCAGAGATGCGGAGagcgggggcagggagaggctgcCTCAGCCTGGCGCCAGGACCTCCAGCCGCAACGACTACATACACTCCGGCTTGTACTCCTCCTTTACCCTCAACTCTTTGAACTCCTCCAACAAGAGGCTTTTCAAACCGATCAAGCTCGAGAACCCAGCCGAGAAGTTGGCAGAGAAGAAACCTCCTCAGGAGCCAACACCGTCCGTCATCAAATTCGTAACAACGCCTTCCAAGAAGCTACCAGTTGAATCTGTGGCCGCCGTCCTGTCGGCCGGCCCAAGCCTTTCTCCGTCCTCAGAAGAAACTCTCCAAGCGTTGGAGACTTTGGCTTCCCCCAAACTGCCTTCCCTGGAAGCCCCAACCTCCGCCTGCAGCGTAACGACCGCGTTTGCCACCCCACCTGGTGCGTCCGCACCGCCTCCTGTGCAGGAGCCTCCTGGGACGCCTTCGCCGCCGCTGAGCCCTAACCCTGACCTTGACACAGACATCGACTCGGTGGCTTCTCAGCCCATGGAACTTCCAGAGAACTTGTCGCTGGAGCCTAAAGACCAGGATTCAGCTTTGCTGGAAAAGGACAAAACAAGGAATTCCTCGAGATCCAAGAAACCCAAAGGGTTAGAGCTGGCACCCATCCTCGTGATCACGGGCAGCGACCCGAGCCCGCTGGGAATATTGAGCCCGTCTCTCCCCACGGCTTCCCTCACGCCAGCGCTGTTCTCCCAG ACGCCCATCTTACTGACACCGAGCCCCCTGCTCTCCAGTATCCATTTCTGGAGCACTCTCAGCCCTGTTGCTCCCCTGAGTCCAGCCAGGCTGCAAGGTGCTAACACACTCTTCCAG